A single region of the Vespula pensylvanica isolate Volc-1 chromosome 8, ASM1446617v1, whole genome shotgun sequence genome encodes:
- the LOC122631040 gene encoding uncharacterized protein LOC122631040, whose translation MAFELDDLLKDDKKDANLIPDLSKATCNSQEEFKQLLEHCPEFKIKSEKVKKEDTKVRDKEFSWKATKKELKAIEREWAYGDPIPPDMKNLNLHELQQVAIDWRMLTPIRPKLRQDEELFSRLVEMGKLEAKTRMKERRSFVSPIRRNKNRAGIIESSVKICGECGEEYCFGETCGDILYDSYVRVAVLTQQSKTKISADTEAIIANMNRPKKQKRKKLKTKSKTPRKSVRLLIHHKTKKLTNKSNKNRRESDIEESVKPIKQFKRKCTKYRKKGQSNK comes from the exons ATGGCGTTCGAGTTAGATGATCTTTTGAaggacgataaaaaagatgcTAATTTAATACCGGATCTGAGTAAAGCGACATGTAATTCTCAAGAGGAATTCAAACAATTATTGGAACATTGTCCAGAATTTAAGATCAAATCAGAAAAG gtaaaaaaagaagataccaAGGTACGtgataaagaattttcttggaaagctaccaaaaaagaattgaaagcTATTGAAAGAGAATGGGCATACGGAGATCCCATACCGCCCGacatgaaaaatttaaatctTCACGAATTACAACAAGTTGCTATCGATTGGAGAATGCTTACGCCGATTAGACCGAAACTTCGCCAAGATGAAGAACTGTTTTCAAGATTG GTAGAAATGGGGAAGTTAGAAGCAAAAACTCGCATGAAAGAACGACGTTCCTTTGTAAGTCCAATAAgacgtaataaaaatcgagCTGGTATTATCGAGAGTAGTGTTAAAATTTGCGGGGAATGCGGGGAAGAATATTGTTTTGGTGAAACTTGCGGCGATATTTTGTATGACTCGTACGTTCGAGTCGCTGTTTTGACTCAGCAATCTAAGACGAAAATCTCTGCCGATACAGAAGCCATTATCGCTAACATGAATCGTCCTAAAAagcagaaaaggaaaaaacttaaaacaaaaagtaagaCTCCCAGAAAAAGTGTACGTTTGTTGATTCACcataaaacgaaaaagctTACAAATAAAAGCAATAAGAATAGACGCGAGAGTGATATCGAAGAATCCGTAAAACCcataaaacaatttaaaagaaaatgcacTAAATATCGGAAAAAAGGGCAATCGAACAAATGA